A genomic segment from Cloacibacillus sp. encodes:
- a CDS encoding DMT family transporter has product MKNNYTRGVMMALGTAVLWGGMSPLAKFIGTQGVSMVSVMCYRAVLVVILMSLYLRYSLGPGWYRIGRSLMRTYVFLGFLTVVMNACGFMVSCFYLTVPQALMLHYTFPLVTMAGSYFITHEKPSRMQIAAGFMIVGGLYVGFMGQEGGMLSVSPAGLMWALASLIGLSGQTLVSRRILMGGATNPLIQLFYVHLFGGAMLIAGKSVLMGWGDLKAIDGAVFALMQYSALGAGLLGFGFMFNALKRIPASLVSLICTLELVFALIITPLVLGLYPTGHELAGCAIIMAAVACATVQKKALK; this is encoded by the coding sequence ATGAAAAATAACTACACACGCGGCGTGATGATGGCTCTGGGCACCGCCGTGCTATGGGGCGGTATGAGCCCGCTCGCAAAGTTTATCGGTACGCAGGGGGTCAGCATGGTCTCGGTAATGTGTTACCGTGCGGTGCTCGTCGTGATCCTGATGTCCCTCTACCTCAGATACAGCCTCGGGCCGGGGTGGTACAGGATCGGACGCAGCCTCATGCGCACCTATGTTTTTCTCGGCTTCCTGACCGTGGTGATGAACGCCTGCGGCTTTATGGTCTCCTGCTTTTACCTCACCGTGCCCCAGGCGCTTATGCTGCACTATACCTTCCCGCTGGTGACGATGGCCGGTTCATACTTCATAACGCATGAAAAGCCCTCTAGGATGCAGATAGCCGCGGGTTTCATGATCGTCGGCGGCCTCTATGTCGGTTTTATGGGGCAGGAGGGCGGCATGCTCTCCGTCTCGCCTGCCGGTCTGATGTGGGCGCTCGCCTCGCTGATCGGACTCTCCGGACAGACGCTCGTCTCCCGCCGGATACTGATGGGCGGCGCGACGAACCCGCTGATACAGCTCTTTTACGTGCACCTTTTCGGCGGCGCGATGCTCATCGCCGGAAAGTCAGTGCTGATGGGCTGGGGCGACCTCAAGGCCATCGACGGGGCCGTATTCGCGCTGATGCAGTACTCGGCGCTCGGCGCGGGGCTGTTGGGCTTCGGATTCATGTTCAACGCGCTGAAACGCATCCCCGCCTCGTTGGTCAGCCTCATCTGCACGCTTGAGCTGGTCTTCGCGCTCATCATAACGCCGCTCGTCCTCGGCCTCTATCCCACGGGGCACGAACTGGCGGGCTGCGCGATCATAATGGCCGCGGTAGCCTGCGCGACGGTACAGAAAAAGGCGTTAAAATAA
- a CDS encoding LysR family transcriptional regulator, whose amino-acid sequence MTLQQLTYFCVVARLLNFRKASEELLISQSTISISISNLETELGVPLFKREKRSISLTKYGRLYYEQITPLDSLTTINIKMKRLASETEGDINIAYNPPWSYGFVPRLAREFLRRKENEKIIFNFKQLNSPQVIAGLKEGLFDVGFCTTEKEVPDLSLFPLFCQEMAVIVPADHPLAERESICLREIEPYPYILYEDDSGLRRLVEYLLKSVDVVPRVAYEAPDEEAIFSLVSAGFGVAFVAVTDVLKKLSVRTLRVEDFDAHCTLYMAYNANRYLPPAAVRFVNYIKLCSKQGLIAGFKR is encoded by the coding sequence ATGACGCTGCAGCAGCTGACATATTTCTGCGTAGTAGCCCGCCTGCTCAATTTCAGGAAGGCCTCTGAGGAGCTGCTTATCTCACAGTCGACGATCAGCATTTCGATCTCAAATCTGGAGACCGAGCTCGGCGTGCCGCTCTTTAAGCGTGAGAAGCGCAGCATCTCCCTCACGAAATACGGACGGCTCTACTATGAGCAGATAACGCCGCTGGACTCGCTCACAACGATAAACATAAAGATGAAGCGCCTCGCGAGCGAGACCGAGGGCGATATCAACATCGCCTATAATCCTCCCTGGAGCTATGGTTTCGTACCGCGCCTCGCGCGCGAATTTCTGCGCCGTAAAGAGAACGAAAAGATAATCTTTAACTTCAAACAGCTTAATTCGCCGCAGGTGATAGCGGGACTCAAAGAGGGGCTCTTCGACGTCGGTTTCTGTACCACGGAGAAGGAGGTTCCCGACCTGTCGCTCTTCCCCCTGTTCTGTCAGGAGATGGCGGTCATTGTTCCCGCCGATCATCCGCTGGCGGAGCGTGAAAGTATCTGCCTGCGTGAGATAGAGCCCTATCCCTATATCCTCTACGAGGACGATTCGGGGCTCCGGCGGCTGGTGGAATACCTGCTGAAGAGCGTCGACGTGGTGCCCAGGGTCGCCTACGAGGCGCCTGACGAAGAGGCGATATTTTCTCTGGTCTCCGCCGGTTTCGGAGTGGCCTTCGTCGCCGTCACCGACGTGCTCAAGAAGCTCAGCGTCCGCACCCTGAGGGTGGAGGACTTTGACGCCCACTGTACGCTCTACATGGCCTACAACGCCAACCGCTACCTGCCGCCTGCGGCGGTGCGCTTTGTAAATTACATAAAACTGTGCTCTAAGCAGGGACTTATAGCCGGATTCAAGAGATGA
- a CDS encoding tripartite tricarboxylate transporter substrate binding protein, with protein sequence MKKLLLTVLFTALMAQAAFAAYPEKNLQGYIMWGAGGAMDNVARAITPMAGKELGKTVIMQNKTGATGAIATTFVNNLPADGYTLLFGAENPNLYKVTGLAKIDYADFDPVLLMMANVGVVVVPKDSPYKTFKDLIEAAKSGKTVKMGSTGPGGLPFVATTMIEKVHGVKFPQIQFDGEGPAVTAIMGKHIDAVAVGLLSCVNFINAGNVRALAVISPERVPAVKQVPAITEFYAKEYKPYLPWGAFFGVFVKKGTPKEAYETLQKAYLKAYNDPKFDEFAKTMGGVKLGLTGDAARKYINQNQSVSAWLLYDAGGAKESPEKFGIPRPAHK encoded by the coding sequence ATGAAGAAATTATTGTTGACGGTGCTTTTCACGGCTTTGATGGCGCAGGCGGCCTTCGCCGCCTATCCCGAGAAGAATCTACAGGGGTACATCATGTGGGGCGCGGGCGGAGCGATGGACAACGTCGCGCGCGCGATAACGCCGATGGCGGGCAAAGAGCTTGGAAAGACGGTCATTATGCAGAATAAGACCGGCGCTACGGGCGCGATCGCCACGACATTTGTAAACAACCTTCCCGCTGACGGCTACACGCTGCTCTTTGGCGCGGAGAACCCCAACCTTTATAAGGTCACCGGCCTCGCGAAGATAGACTACGCCGATTTCGACCCAGTGCTGCTGATGATGGCCAACGTCGGCGTGGTAGTGGTCCCGAAGGATTCGCCCTATAAGACATTCAAAGACCTTATCGAAGCGGCGAAGTCCGGTAAAACGGTCAAGATGGGCTCCACGGGCCCCGGAGGACTTCCCTTCGTCGCCACGACGATGATCGAAAAGGTGCACGGCGTTAAATTCCCGCAGATACAGTTTGACGGCGAGGGCCCGGCGGTCACGGCGATCATGGGCAAACATATCGACGCCGTCGCGGTTGGCCTCCTCTCCTGCGTGAACTTCATCAACGCCGGCAACGTGCGCGCCCTCGCGGTGATCTCGCCCGAGCGCGTGCCGGCGGTGAAGCAGGTCCCCGCGATCACGGAATTCTACGCTAAGGAATACAAGCCCTACCTTCCCTGGGGCGCCTTCTTCGGCGTATTTGTAAAGAAGGGCACGCCGAAAGAGGCCTATGAGACACTCCAGAAGGCCTACCTCAAGGCCTACAACGACCCTAAATTTGACGAATTCGCGAAGACGATGGGCGGCGTGAAGCTTGGCCTTACCGGAGACGCGGCTCGCAAATACATCAACCAGAACCAGTCGGTCAGCGCATGGCTTCTCTATGACGCCGGCGGCGCGAAGGAATCGCCCGAGAAATTCGGCATTCCGCGTCCCGCCCATAAATAA